From Glycine soja cultivar W05 chromosome 4, ASM419377v2, whole genome shotgun sequence, the proteins below share one genomic window:
- the LOC114410257 gene encoding cytochrome b5-like, producing MASDRKLHTFEEVAKHDQTKDCWLIISGKVYDVTPFMEDHPGGDEVLLSATGKDATNDFEDVGHSDSARDMMEKYYIGEIDSSTVPLKRTYIPPQQAQYNPDKTPEFVIKILQFLVPLLILGLAFVVRHYTKKE from the exons atggcttcagATCGGAAACTTCACACTTTCGAGGAGGTGGCAAAGCACGACCAGACCAAGGATTGCTGGCTCATCATTTCTGGCAAG GTGTATGATGTCACCCCTTTCATGGAGGATCATCCCGGAGGTGATGAGGTTTTGTTATCTGCAACAG GGAAAGATGCAACCAATGATTTTGAAGATGTTGGACACAGTGATTCTGCTAGAGATATGATGGAAAAATACTACATTGGTGAGATTGATTCATCAACTGTACCACTAAAACGTACCTACATTCCACCTCAGCAAGCTCAGTACAATCCTGACAAGACTCCAGAATTTGTGATCAAGATTTTGCAGTTCCTGGTCCCTCTCCTGATCTTGGGCTTGGCCTTTGTTGTGCGACACTACACCAAGAAAGAGTAG
- the LOC114410256 gene encoding metal-nicotianamine transporter YSL3-like isoform X2 encodes MNPMGASTVSNEELKEIESLGREDIEEAPIVPEDVSRIAPWIRQITLRGLVASFLIGIIYSVIVMKLNLTTGLVPNLNVSAALLGFVFIRAWTKVLAKAKIVSTPFTRQENTIIQTCAVACYSISVGGGFGSYLLGLNRRTYEQAGVGTEGNNPGSTKEPGIGWMTAFLFVTSFVGLLALVPIRKIMIIDYKLTYPSGTATAVLINGFHTPKGDVMAKKQVHGFLKFFSASFLWAFFQWFYSGGDNCGFVKFPTFGLKAWKNSFYFDFSMTYVGAGMICSHLVNLSLLLGAVISWGIMWPLIRGLKGEWFPASIAESSMKSLNGYKVFISIALILGDGLYNFVKVLYFTATNIHATVKRKNPETFSDNQKPLPLDDLRRNEVFARESIPIWLACTGYILFSIVSIIVIPLMFPQLKWYYVVFAYLFAPSLGFCNAYGAGLTDMNMAYNYGKVALFVLAALAGKNDGVVAGLVGCGLIKSIVSISSDLMHDFKTGHLTFTSPRSMLLSQAIGTAIGCVVAPLTFFLFYKAFDVGNPDGDYKAPYAIIYRNMAILGVEGFSALPHHCLQLCYGFFAFAIAANLVRDLAPKNIGKWIPLPMAMAVPFLVGGYFAIDMCMGSLVVFLWHKLNRNEAGLMVPAVASGLICGDGLWILPSSILALFKIRPPICMSFLSASAS; translated from the exons ATGAATCCAATGGGTGCTAGTACTGTAAGCAACGAAGAACTCAAAGAGATCGAGAGTCTCGGGAGAGAGGACATTGAAGAGGCTCCAATTGTGCCCGAGGATGTGAGCAGAATAGCACCATGGATAAGACAGATTACACTTCGGGGACTAGTAGCTAGCTTCCTGATTGGGATAATTTATAGTGTGATTGTGATGAAGCTGAACCTCACAACTGGGTTAGTTCCCAATCTCAATGTTTCAGCTGCTCTCCTTGGCTTTGTGTTCATTAGAGCTTGGACTAAGGTTCTTGCAAAGGCCAAAATTGTTTCGACCCCATTCACTAGACAGGAGAACACCATAATCCAGACTTGTGCAGTCGCTTGCTATAGCATCTCGGTAGGAG GTGGTTTCGGGTCTTATCTCTTGGGTTTGAATAGGAGGACATATGAGCAAGCAGGAGTTGGTACAGAGGGGAATAATCCTGGTAGTACCAAGGAGCCTGGAATTGGATGGATGACAGCCTTTCTCTTTGTGACCAGCTTTGTTGGATTGTTGGCGTTGGTTCCCATTAGAAAG ATTATGATAATAGACTACAAATTAACTTATCCAAGTGGAACTGCTACTGCTGTTCTTATTAACGGGTTCCATACTCCTAAAGGAGATGTTATGGCCAA GAAGCAGGTTCATGGTTTCTTGAAATTCTTCTCAGCCAGTTTCCTCTGGGCTTTCTTTCAATGGTTTTATTCGGGTGGTGATAACTGTGGATTTGTTAAGTTTCCCACTTTTGGATTGAAAGCATGGAAAAATTC attttattttgatttcagCATGACTTATGTGGGAGCAGGAATGATTTGTTCCCATCTTGTAAATTTATCCTTGCTTCTTGGTGCTGTGATTTCATGGGGCATTATGTGGCCATTAATCAGGGGACTAAAAGGGGAATGGTTTCCTGCAAGCATAGCAGAGAGTAGCATGAAGAGTCTTAATGGTTATAAG GTTTTTATTTCCATTGCTTTGATTCTTGGTGATGGGCTTTACAATTTTGTCAAAGTCCTCTATTTCACTGCCACGAATATTCATGCCACCGTGAAAAGGAAGAACCCCGAAACTT TTTCAGATAACCAGAAACCACTCCCTCTTGATGATCTTAGACGGAATGAAGTGTTTGCAAGAGAAAGCATTCCTATATGGCTGGCCTGTACTGGGTACATATTATTCTCCATCGTTTCTATCATTGTAATCCCTTTGATGTTCCCCCAGTTGAAGTGGTACTACGTGGTGTTTGCCTATCTTTTTGCGCCCTCTCTTGGCTTCTGCAATGCTTACGGCGCAGGCTTAACTGACATGAACATGGCCTATAACTACGGGAAAGTGGCTCTCTTTGTGCTAGCAGCCTTGGCCGGAAAAAATGATGGCGTAGTTGCTGGACTAGTGGGGTGTGGCCTGATAAAATCCATTGTTTCCATTTCATCTGATTTGATGCATGATTTCAAGACTGGCCATCTCACTTTCACTTCCCCTCGCTCGATGCTTCTAAGCCAAGCAATTGGGACAGCAATAGGTTGTGTAGTTGCTCCTCTcacattcttccttttttacaaGGCTTTTGATGTGGGGAACCCAGATGGGGACTACAAGGCTCCATATGCCATCATATATAGAAACATGGCAATTCTTGGTGTGGAAGGATTTTCTGCCCTTCCACATCATTGCTTGCAGCTTTGTTACGGATTTTTTGCATTTGCCATAGCAGCCAACTTGGTCAGAGATCTAGCCCCCAAAAACATTGGGAAATGGATTCCACTTCCAATGGCAATGGCTGTCCCTTTCCTAGTTGGTGGTTACTTTGCCATTGACATGTGCATGGGTAGTTTGGTTGTGTTTTTGTGGCACAAACTAAACAGAAATGAGGCTGGTTTAATGGTTCCTGCAGTTGCTTCTGGTTTGATTTGTGGAGATGGATTATGGATTCTCCCTTCATCTATTCTTGCTTTGTTCAAAATTCGTCCCCCAATCTGCATGAGCTTCCTGTCAGCCAGTGCCAGTTAG
- the LOC114410256 gene encoding metal-nicotianamine transporter YSL3-like isoform X1 has translation MIDHSLRGEDLMNPMGASTVSNEELKEIESLGREDIEEAPIVPEDVSRIAPWIRQITLRGLVASFLIGIIYSVIVMKLNLTTGLVPNLNVSAALLGFVFIRAWTKVLAKAKIVSTPFTRQENTIIQTCAVACYSISVGGGFGSYLLGLNRRTYEQAGVGTEGNNPGSTKEPGIGWMTAFLFVTSFVGLLALVPIRKIMIIDYKLTYPSGTATAVLINGFHTPKGDVMAKKQVHGFLKFFSASFLWAFFQWFYSGGDNCGFVKFPTFGLKAWKNSFYFDFSMTYVGAGMICSHLVNLSLLLGAVISWGIMWPLIRGLKGEWFPASIAESSMKSLNGYKVFISIALILGDGLYNFVKVLYFTATNIHATVKRKNPETFSDNQKPLPLDDLRRNEVFARESIPIWLACTGYILFSIVSIIVIPLMFPQLKWYYVVFAYLFAPSLGFCNAYGAGLTDMNMAYNYGKVALFVLAALAGKNDGVVAGLVGCGLIKSIVSISSDLMHDFKTGHLTFTSPRSMLLSQAIGTAIGCVVAPLTFFLFYKAFDVGNPDGDYKAPYAIIYRNMAILGVEGFSALPHHCLQLCYGFFAFAIAANLVRDLAPKNIGKWIPLPMAMAVPFLVGGYFAIDMCMGSLVVFLWHKLNRNEAGLMVPAVASGLICGDGLWILPSSILALFKIRPPICMSFLSASAS, from the exons ATGATTGATCATTCACTCAGGGGCGAGGATTTGATGAATCCAATGGGTGCTAGTACTGTAAGCAACGAAGAACTCAAAGAGATCGAGAGTCTCGGGAGAGAGGACATTGAAGAGGCTCCAATTGTGCCCGAGGATGTGAGCAGAATAGCACCATGGATAAGACAGATTACACTTCGGGGACTAGTAGCTAGCTTCCTGATTGGGATAATTTATAGTGTGATTGTGATGAAGCTGAACCTCACAACTGGGTTAGTTCCCAATCTCAATGTTTCAGCTGCTCTCCTTGGCTTTGTGTTCATTAGAGCTTGGACTAAGGTTCTTGCAAAGGCCAAAATTGTTTCGACCCCATTCACTAGACAGGAGAACACCATAATCCAGACTTGTGCAGTCGCTTGCTATAGCATCTCGGTAGGAG GTGGTTTCGGGTCTTATCTCTTGGGTTTGAATAGGAGGACATATGAGCAAGCAGGAGTTGGTACAGAGGGGAATAATCCTGGTAGTACCAAGGAGCCTGGAATTGGATGGATGACAGCCTTTCTCTTTGTGACCAGCTTTGTTGGATTGTTGGCGTTGGTTCCCATTAGAAAG ATTATGATAATAGACTACAAATTAACTTATCCAAGTGGAACTGCTACTGCTGTTCTTATTAACGGGTTCCATACTCCTAAAGGAGATGTTATGGCCAA GAAGCAGGTTCATGGTTTCTTGAAATTCTTCTCAGCCAGTTTCCTCTGGGCTTTCTTTCAATGGTTTTATTCGGGTGGTGATAACTGTGGATTTGTTAAGTTTCCCACTTTTGGATTGAAAGCATGGAAAAATTC attttattttgatttcagCATGACTTATGTGGGAGCAGGAATGATTTGTTCCCATCTTGTAAATTTATCCTTGCTTCTTGGTGCTGTGATTTCATGGGGCATTATGTGGCCATTAATCAGGGGACTAAAAGGGGAATGGTTTCCTGCAAGCATAGCAGAGAGTAGCATGAAGAGTCTTAATGGTTATAAG GTTTTTATTTCCATTGCTTTGATTCTTGGTGATGGGCTTTACAATTTTGTCAAAGTCCTCTATTTCACTGCCACGAATATTCATGCCACCGTGAAAAGGAAGAACCCCGAAACTT TTTCAGATAACCAGAAACCACTCCCTCTTGATGATCTTAGACGGAATGAAGTGTTTGCAAGAGAAAGCATTCCTATATGGCTGGCCTGTACTGGGTACATATTATTCTCCATCGTTTCTATCATTGTAATCCCTTTGATGTTCCCCCAGTTGAAGTGGTACTACGTGGTGTTTGCCTATCTTTTTGCGCCCTCTCTTGGCTTCTGCAATGCTTACGGCGCAGGCTTAACTGACATGAACATGGCCTATAACTACGGGAAAGTGGCTCTCTTTGTGCTAGCAGCCTTGGCCGGAAAAAATGATGGCGTAGTTGCTGGACTAGTGGGGTGTGGCCTGATAAAATCCATTGTTTCCATTTCATCTGATTTGATGCATGATTTCAAGACTGGCCATCTCACTTTCACTTCCCCTCGCTCGATGCTTCTAAGCCAAGCAATTGGGACAGCAATAGGTTGTGTAGTTGCTCCTCTcacattcttccttttttacaaGGCTTTTGATGTGGGGAACCCAGATGGGGACTACAAGGCTCCATATGCCATCATATATAGAAACATGGCAATTCTTGGTGTGGAAGGATTTTCTGCCCTTCCACATCATTGCTTGCAGCTTTGTTACGGATTTTTTGCATTTGCCATAGCAGCCAACTTGGTCAGAGATCTAGCCCCCAAAAACATTGGGAAATGGATTCCACTTCCAATGGCAATGGCTGTCCCTTTCCTAGTTGGTGGTTACTTTGCCATTGACATGTGCATGGGTAGTTTGGTTGTGTTTTTGTGGCACAAACTAAACAGAAATGAGGCTGGTTTAATGGTTCCTGCAGTTGCTTCTGGTTTGATTTGTGGAGATGGATTATGGATTCTCCCTTCATCTATTCTTGCTTTGTTCAAAATTCGTCCCCCAATCTGCATGAGCTTCCTGTCAGCCAGTGCCAGTTAG
- the LOC114410258 gene encoding zinc finger HIT domain-containing protein 2-like isoform X1: MADNIVTSTNSSTPSLNPTRIICHVCQKQFSQYTCPRCNSRYCSLQCYKSHSLRCTESFMKENVVQELQQMQPDEQTKNKMLDILKRFHSEEEMDEDSFADSTLSEETMEKILSGQEISFDDLSLEEKKRFHRAIAYGELSKMIKPWDPWWSKPSARNICLSKEGTQLVQPLPDQELLDDDIGSDELSEVPLGPEIPLPPLSRLSSKEPSPLLTVHLVDILYSYCFTLRLYNGDWKSDALGSVMVVLSVSLVLGQGAQPETVLEALSHCLEQVCCPVYRHMGGLQFGLGVIDDVISLLGLGTPALVCALCDMHRLIQEGEKEAKSERPRKLRTDGTRSAIKLAERRIYFITCWVHEQPEEAWFSLAAIVRAEKTSAMEFQQSNKSENLNNKAEVKGKSLIQEF; encoded by the exons ATGGCTGATAATATAGTTACCTCCACCAATTCTTCTACGCCCTCGCTGAACCCTACTCGGATAATCTGCCACGTATGTCAGAAGCAGTTTTCCCAGTACACGTGTCCTCGATGCAATTCGCGATACTGTTCCCTCCAATGTTACAAA TCTCATAGTCTCCGTTGCACTGAATCCTTCATGAAAGAAAATGTAGTTCAGGAACTTCAGCAAATGCAGCCTGATgaacaaactaaaaataagatgcTGGACATACTGAAAAGATTTCACTCAGAAGAGGAAATGGATGAGGATT CTTTTGCAGATTCAACTTTATCTGAGGAGACAATGGAAAAAATTTTGTCTG GACAAGAAATCAGCTTTGATGATTTATCACTTGAAGAAAAGAAACGGTTTCACAGAGCAATTGCTTATGGGGAACTGAGCAAGATGATCAAACCATGGGATCCATGGTGGTCAAAGCCTTCTGCCAGAAACATCTGTCTCAGTAAGGAAGGAACTCAGCTTGTTCAACCTCTTCCAGATCAGGAATTGCTAGATGATGATATTGGAAGTGATGAACTCAGCGAAGTTCCTCTTGGGCCTGAAATTCCGCTTCCTCCTCTAAGTAGGCTTAGTTCCAAGGAGCCATCACCCCTTTTAACAGTTCACCTAGTTGACATTCTGTATAGCTACTGCTTCACTCTTCGTCTCTACAATGGAGATTGGAAGTCAGATGCCTTAGGGTCAGTCATGGTTGTATTGAGCGTGTCCTTGGTGTTGGGTCAAGGTGCACAGCCGGAGACAGTACTAGAAGCACTTTCTCATTGCTTGGAGCAGGTATGCTGTCCAGTTTACAGACACATGGGAGGATTGCAATTTGGTTTGGGTGTCATTGATGATGTGATCAGTCTGCTTGGTTTGGGAACTCCTGCATTGGTGTGTGCCCTTTGTGATATGCATCGGTTGATTCAAGAAGGGGAAAAGGAGGCCAAATCAGAAAGACCGAGAAAGTTGCGGACAGATGGGACTAGAAGTGCTATTAAGCTGGCAGAAAGGAGGATATATTTCATCACGTGTTGGGTTCATGAGCAGCCAGAGGAAGCATGGTTTTCTTTAGCGGCCATTGTAAGAGCAGAAAAGACATCAGCCATGGAATTTCAACAGAGCAATAAATCTGAAAATTTGAACAATAAGGCAGAGGTCAAAGGcaaaagtttaattcaagagttttaa
- the LOC114410258 gene encoding zinc finger HIT domain-containing protein 2-like isoform X2: MADNIVTSTNSSTPSLNPTRIICHVCQKQFSQYTCPRCNSRYCSLQCYKSHSLRCTESFMKENVVQELQQMQPDEQTKNKMLDILKRFHSEEEMDEDYSTLSEETMEKILSGQEISFDDLSLEEKKRFHRAIAYGELSKMIKPWDPWWSKPSARNICLSKEGTQLVQPLPDQELLDDDIGSDELSEVPLGPEIPLPPLSRLSSKEPSPLLTVHLVDILYSYCFTLRLYNGDWKSDALGSVMVVLSVSLVLGQGAQPETVLEALSHCLEQVCCPVYRHMGGLQFGLGVIDDVISLLGLGTPALVCALCDMHRLIQEGEKEAKSERPRKLRTDGTRSAIKLAERRIYFITCWVHEQPEEAWFSLAAIVRAEKTSAMEFQQSNKSENLNNKAEVKGKSLIQEF; the protein is encoded by the exons ATGGCTGATAATATAGTTACCTCCACCAATTCTTCTACGCCCTCGCTGAACCCTACTCGGATAATCTGCCACGTATGTCAGAAGCAGTTTTCCCAGTACACGTGTCCTCGATGCAATTCGCGATACTGTTCCCTCCAATGTTACAAA TCTCATAGTCTCCGTTGCACTGAATCCTTCATGAAAGAAAATGTAGTTCAGGAACTTCAGCAAATGCAGCCTGATgaacaaactaaaaataagatgcTGGACATACTGAAAAGATTTCACTCAGAAGAGGAAATGGATGAGGATT ATTCAACTTTATCTGAGGAGACAATGGAAAAAATTTTGTCTG GACAAGAAATCAGCTTTGATGATTTATCACTTGAAGAAAAGAAACGGTTTCACAGAGCAATTGCTTATGGGGAACTGAGCAAGATGATCAAACCATGGGATCCATGGTGGTCAAAGCCTTCTGCCAGAAACATCTGTCTCAGTAAGGAAGGAACTCAGCTTGTTCAACCTCTTCCAGATCAGGAATTGCTAGATGATGATATTGGAAGTGATGAACTCAGCGAAGTTCCTCTTGGGCCTGAAATTCCGCTTCCTCCTCTAAGTAGGCTTAGTTCCAAGGAGCCATCACCCCTTTTAACAGTTCACCTAGTTGACATTCTGTATAGCTACTGCTTCACTCTTCGTCTCTACAATGGAGATTGGAAGTCAGATGCCTTAGGGTCAGTCATGGTTGTATTGAGCGTGTCCTTGGTGTTGGGTCAAGGTGCACAGCCGGAGACAGTACTAGAAGCACTTTCTCATTGCTTGGAGCAGGTATGCTGTCCAGTTTACAGACACATGGGAGGATTGCAATTTGGTTTGGGTGTCATTGATGATGTGATCAGTCTGCTTGGTTTGGGAACTCCTGCATTGGTGTGTGCCCTTTGTGATATGCATCGGTTGATTCAAGAAGGGGAAAAGGAGGCCAAATCAGAAAGACCGAGAAAGTTGCGGACAGATGGGACTAGAAGTGCTATTAAGCTGGCAGAAAGGAGGATATATTTCATCACGTGTTGGGTTCATGAGCAGCCAGAGGAAGCATGGTTTTCTTTAGCGGCCATTGTAAGAGCAGAAAAGACATCAGCCATGGAATTTCAACAGAGCAATAAATCTGAAAATTTGAACAATAAGGCAGAGGTCAAAGGcaaaagtttaattcaagagttttaa
- the LOC114410261 gene encoding ATPase family AAA domain-containing protein 1-like isoform X1 has translation MGGSSETKLMQDLLLYAASAALSCLVLFAGLRHLDPNRESSKKALEHKKEIAKRLGRPLIQTNPYEDVIACDIINPDHIDVEFNSIGGLETIKQALFELVILPLKRPDLFSHGKLLGPQKGVLLYGPPGTGKTMLAKAIAKESGAVFINVRISNLMSKWFGDAQKLVAAVFSLAYKLQPAIIFIDEVDSFLGQRRTTDHEALLNMKTEFMALWDGFTTDQNAQVMVLAATNRPSELDEAILRRLPQAFEIGVPDQRERTEILKVVLKGERVEDNIDFGHIAGLCEGYTGSDLFDLCKKAAYFPIRELLDEEKKGKRSPAPRPLSQLDLEKALATSQKTNVAASEYSGFSLQSPSRWTVPGESGDSQFQAAIHEVSKLVVSHMINLQSDSQDP, from the exons atgGGAGGTTCATCGGAAACGAAGCTTATGCAAGACCTGTTGTTGTACGCGGCGAGCGCGGCGCTAAGTTGCTTGGTGTTGTTCGCCGGACTGAGACACCTGGACCCTAATCGCGAATCGTCGAAGAAGGCTCTCGAGCATAAGAAAGAGATTGCAAAGCGTCTCGGTCGCCCCCTCATTCAGACTAACCCTTACGAG GATGTAATAGCCTGTGACATTATAAATCCTGATCACATTGATGTGGAGTTCAACTCTATCGGGGGACTGGAGACAATCAAGCAAGCTTTGTTTGAGCTTGTTATTCTGCCTCTAAAAAGACCAGACTTGTTTTCGCACGGTAAGCTTCTTGGACCACAAAAGGGGGTCCTGTTGTATGGACCGCCCGGCACTGGAAAAACCATGCTTGCCAAAGCTATTGCCAAGGAGTCAGGAGCAGTTTTTATTAACGTGAGAATATCGAACTTGATGAGCAAGTGGTTTGGGGATGCCCAAAAGCTTG TTGCTGCTGTATTTAGCTTGGCTTATAAGCTTCAGCCTGCCATCATATTCATTGATGAAGTAGACAGTTTTTTGGGTCAGCGTCGTACAACAGATCACGAGGCTTTGTTAAACATGAAAACTGAATTCATGGCTCTGTGGGATGGATTTACAACAGATC aGAATGCTCAAGTTATGGTCCTTGCAGCAACTAATCGTCCTTCAGAACTTGATGAAGCAATTCTTCGGCGTCTTCCTCAAGCCTTTGAAATTGGAGTTCCAGACCAAAGGGAGAGGACTGAAATATTGAAAGTTGTCTTAAAGGGTGAGAGGGTTGAAGACAACATAGACTTTGGTCATATAGCTGGCTTGTGTGAGGGTTACACTGGTTCAGATCTATTTGATCTATGCAAGAAAGCTGCCTATTTTCCTATTAGAGAACTTCTggatgaagaaaagaaaggaaaacgaTCTCCT GCACCTAGACCTTTGTCCCAGTTAGATTTGGAGAAGGCCCTTGCTACTTCACAGAAGACAAACGTTGCTGCTAGTGAATACAGTGGATTCAGCCTTCAGTCACCTTCAAGATGGACAGTGCCTGGTGAGTCAGGTGATTCTCAGTTTCAAGCTGCAATCCATGAAGTCTCTAAGCTTGTGGTTTCTCACATGATTAACCTCCAATCGGATTCTCAGGATCCTTAA
- the LOC114410261 gene encoding ATPase family AAA domain-containing protein 1-A-like isoform X2 produces the protein MGGSSETKLMQDLLLYAASAALSCLVLFAGLRHLDPNRESSKKALEHKKEIAKRLGRPLIQTNPYEDVIACDIINPDHIDVEFNSIGGLETIKQALFELVILPLKRPDLFSHGKLLGPQKGVLLYGPPGTGKTMLAKAIAKESGAVFINVRISNLMSKWFGDAQKLVAAVFSLAYKLQPAIIFIDEVDSFLGQRRTTDHEALLNMKTEFMALWDGFTTDQNAQVMVLAATNRPSELDEAILRRLPQAFEIGVPDQRERTEILKVVLKGERVEDNIDFGHIAGLCEGYTGSDLFDLCKKAAYFPIRELLDEEKKGKRSPAPRPLSQLDLEKALATSQKTNVAASEYSGFSLQSPSRWTVPGESE, from the exons atgGGAGGTTCATCGGAAACGAAGCTTATGCAAGACCTGTTGTTGTACGCGGCGAGCGCGGCGCTAAGTTGCTTGGTGTTGTTCGCCGGACTGAGACACCTGGACCCTAATCGCGAATCGTCGAAGAAGGCTCTCGAGCATAAGAAAGAGATTGCAAAGCGTCTCGGTCGCCCCCTCATTCAGACTAACCCTTACGAG GATGTAATAGCCTGTGACATTATAAATCCTGATCACATTGATGTGGAGTTCAACTCTATCGGGGGACTGGAGACAATCAAGCAAGCTTTGTTTGAGCTTGTTATTCTGCCTCTAAAAAGACCAGACTTGTTTTCGCACGGTAAGCTTCTTGGACCACAAAAGGGGGTCCTGTTGTATGGACCGCCCGGCACTGGAAAAACCATGCTTGCCAAAGCTATTGCCAAGGAGTCAGGAGCAGTTTTTATTAACGTGAGAATATCGAACTTGATGAGCAAGTGGTTTGGGGATGCCCAAAAGCTTG TTGCTGCTGTATTTAGCTTGGCTTATAAGCTTCAGCCTGCCATCATATTCATTGATGAAGTAGACAGTTTTTTGGGTCAGCGTCGTACAACAGATCACGAGGCTTTGTTAAACATGAAAACTGAATTCATGGCTCTGTGGGATGGATTTACAACAGATC aGAATGCTCAAGTTATGGTCCTTGCAGCAACTAATCGTCCTTCAGAACTTGATGAAGCAATTCTTCGGCGTCTTCCTCAAGCCTTTGAAATTGGAGTTCCAGACCAAAGGGAGAGGACTGAAATATTGAAAGTTGTCTTAAAGGGTGAGAGGGTTGAAGACAACATAGACTTTGGTCATATAGCTGGCTTGTGTGAGGGTTACACTGGTTCAGATCTATTTGATCTATGCAAGAAAGCTGCCTATTTTCCTATTAGAGAACTTCTggatgaagaaaagaaaggaaaacgaTCTCCT GCACCTAGACCTTTGTCCCAGTTAGATTTGGAGAAGGCCCTTGCTACTTCACAGAAGACAAACGTTGCTGCTAGTGAATACAGTGGATTCAGCCTTCAGTCACCTTCAAGATGGACAGTGCCTGGTGAGTCAG AGTAA